One Hippoglossus hippoglossus isolate fHipHip1 chromosome 13, fHipHip1.pri, whole genome shotgun sequence genomic window carries:
- the cep295 gene encoding centrosomal protein of 295 kDa isoform X2, with translation MKRKLVKLRPSPNEEARIIREEHERRRKLRIQQVREQQRHIAQQIRQAVEQRRQRELELLGEQLRRDWERQQQEKLHALQRLYQDSLQLLGQGHRSAKENEPDLAAIAQREEENHAKADQRYREALKELKSQRLKEHERQSQLVSSRRKALQTEKERSAKVVRLPPPPPNPVQNIDYKKPHVVKKSDVSAFAATHYNMPESTVDREEDTQQMNAHEEAELEVRRQQELQREETRRREEQLEKARLRGRQALKREQLVQDRERLLVELEHMQQTDLLRRRQQVSQMPPQIFQPLYKRQETRDDFQREIEFAFEDMYTGERRVKGDLVVQLAPEPLPALSTGSQDQELDVTLDEITTPEQEAESNEQETSAQVGPSKPAPRRALKKLLDRIRGQRNQWSEHSSRVSPADSPTVMTDQIPERDTTIETGSLTSEEKNQPAPIELLQPVLSPPDKTSTIVSSLETSEPSPAANTRLPDELANRIQDFGEERKKREEELEREKQQQVVLLQELEKQKVKLEQMLLEAQQEREHLKAAAGTQEVDLNQSDVTDQDQEVASVPTGPATELEPPAGEDDHHRRIREYQQRLLEQNRVHQKSVEVARQRLEEYQRALRIRYSMTSPLLLSAVVPPGHPPLHSTQPLHLPTPRPLTTTPAVPSFIHNKPLTSIEVPTRESDILASPPRLPGSSLSSGSKLLPEEVESRSNRSRNQRPDVSSWLTDNIMERVTEHLPQRVRPSSLTTEPPPHKLFTTRPSTNIPLQRSSDPIQATSPSIWDDAPLVPAPAEVQPGILLSSRRDDKGRQRRELQEFQRRVQEQREAVDLQQEEERRRGELQEVQRREVELQEFQRREVELQEVQRREVELQEFQRREVELQEFRRRVQERREAVDLQQEEEQRRGELQEVQRHMQEQRREVELQEFQRHVQQQREAVELQQEEERQRGELQEVQRRMQEQREAVELQQEEERRRREDEMEQMRRQKETLKALIQTDAQPVPDAPSEELVSENTGQTRLRLLAFLLRAIEESNEGTLSRLQDPDNREASPHLPPCGSDPIAQTSVPAPASVLLPELLPPPVRAAKPPVTRIRLGIMEATEQHELSAIQEVETSVNNGKITGPEKNLNVPSHAVNWDPQEESDLSVSSDRTLDTPSVSSSGKRTVDSSSSFGTNSETSQHHIWRERLLTGAVTSSESDSVLRMISPPSSDSGRGADFSGPAATSHRSFTESPLRPPDPDCLSSTSISTGSYITTDPEQNVNTDKSSPVALCEEHGADVLDVSSPTGQFSFIKDTSAARRHGAAVQTLFNDGSIQRIIDRYTRELDFSLSSAGRATDSEASYVDEPGSLVGASETRAEGEGRQTRPSGTRTQRDLDRDFTVHPIQDHFPGDTSSQAEDSFRPLIGQLAEQSSCLAADQRDSAMERLVGQPSAHSSMIGQLPVSVGQGGWDSTVSRMIGRLSHRSSSNGQSGWQDASQLMGPMVAEQSTTWLDEVQEESQMRPLVGEPDTDQHSGVSGERTHMDPSVPAEASVPSHPVSPPEASSHRATVPAASPHPQDQMPQNQTSPMDLDPERTDGSDSFHPLLAEVTHNDTADPSMTFHLLAHKGPSSPELTSEERSVSSRPEGSDTRSDSSVESDPSPERLRSENPASHELLQDQTQESALVLEDTTSADVELTALSLSNLTMRDEAPAADTSQPAGGAAGGSCSAERFRDSVQFSDVCEEMTSEPGSNLRKDIPLFHKIMEAACEKGILEQSEITLVSVTDEDTTITEEEEVCEENNPDEEGQNSEETEGEESTLLPEDGAQTHPVMVLDAHWDLSRRLQDVNEQKRRALIQRSSRRVEGIKAKVALNKNRAESEAREEESELRLQTDESKDGESETSAFIQERKGQPPPPASASVLKEVKIYGPEQRKRDVSEMYQRTQRLFHQLEEVKQQKTIRSRQEASAQNRLKAKEFHKKTLEKLRAKQTQQ, from the exons atgaagaggaaactgGTGAAACTGAGACCGAGCCCCAACGAGGAGGCTCGGATCATAAGAGAAGAACACGAGAGGAGGCGGAAGCTGCGGATACAGCAG GTGCGGGAGCAGCAGCGACACATCGCTCAGCAGATCCGACAGGCGGTGGAGCAGAGGCGGCAGcgggagctggagctgctgggggAGCAGCTGCGGCGGGACTgggagcggcagcagcaggagaagctcCACGCGCTGCAGAGGCTGTACCAGGACAGTCTCCAGCTGCTGGGACAGGGACACAGGAGCGCGAAGGAAAAT GAACCCGACTTGGCAGCCATTgctcagagggaggaggaaaatcACGCCAAAGCAGATCAGCGTTATCGAGAAGCCCTGAAGGAGCTGAAATCACAGAGACTCAAAGAACATGAGAGACAAAGCCA ACTCGTCAGTTCCAGGAGGAAGGCACTGCAGACAGAAAAGGAGAGATCAGCAAAGGTGGTCCGGCTCCCACCGCCTCCCCCCAACCCCGTTCAG AACATCGATTATAAGAAGCCACACGTGGTGAAGAAATCTGATGTGAGCGCCTTCGCTGCCACACATTACAACATGCCAGAGAGCACagtggacagagaggaagacacaCAGCAG ATGAATGCTCATGAGGAAGCTGAGCTGgaggtgaggagacagcaggagctgcagagggaggaaacgaggaggagagaggagcagcttgAGAAGGCTCGTCTCAGGGGGAGGCAGGCCCTGAAGAGGGAACAGCTCGTACAG GATCGTGAGCGCTTGCTTGTTGAACTGGAGCACATGCAGCAGACCGAcctgctgaggaggagacagcaggTGTCACAGATGCCTCCTCAGATCTTCCAGCCTCTCTACAAGAGACAGGAGACGAGGGACGACTTCCAGAGGGAGATTGAGTTTGCCTTTGAGGACATGTACACAGGAGAGAGGA gggtcaaaggtgacCTGGTGGTCCAGCTGGCTCCGGAGCCCCTCCCAGCTCTGTCCACAGGCAGCCAGGACCAAGAGCTGGACGTCACTCTGGATGAAATCACCACACCGGAGCAAGAGGCTGAGAGCAATGAGCAGGAAACATCCGCTCAAG TGGGACCGTCCAAACCTGCTCCTCGGCGGGCGTTGAAGAAACTCCTGGATCGTatcagaggtcagaggaacCAGTGGAGTGAACACAGCAGTCGTGTGTCTCCAGCTGATTCACCGACTGTCATGACGGATCAGATCCCGGAGCGCGACACCACCATCGAGACCGGCTCCCTGACCAGCGAGGAGAAGAACCAGCCAGCTCCCATCGAGCTCCTGCAGCCGGTTCTCTCACCACCAGATAAAACATCCACGATCGTCAGCT CACTGGAGACGTCAGAGCCGTCACCTGCAGCAAATACTCGACTTCCTGATGAACTCGCAAACAGAATCCAAGACTTTGGAGAAGAACGAAAGAAAAGG gaggaggagcttgagagggagaagcagcagcaggtggtttTGCTGCAGGAGCTTGAAAAGCAGAAGGTCAAACTGGAGCAGATGCTGCTGGAGGCTCAGCAGGAGAGGGAACATCTGAAAGCTGCTGCTGGGACGCAGGAAGTGGATTTGAACCAATCAGACGTAACTGACCAGGATCAGGAAGTGGCCTCAGTCCCCACTGGTCCAGCAACTGAG CTGGAGCCCCCTGCAGGTGAAGATGACCACCACCGGAGGATCAGAGAATATCAACAACGGCTGCTGGAACAAAACAG agtTCACCAGAAGTCCGTGGAAGTGGCTCGCCAGCGTCTGGAGGAATACCAGCGAGCTCTGCGAATTCGTTACAGCATGACCTCCCCATTGTTGCTGTCCGCTGTCGTACCTCCAGGTCACCCACCGCTGCACAGCACTCAGCCGCTGCATCTTCCAACCCCTCGACCTCTAACTACAACTCCTGCAGTCCCATCATTCATCCATAATAAACCACTAACCTCAATAGAAGTTCCCACTAGAGAGTCTGACATTCTGGCTTCACCTCCACGTCTTCCTGGCTCCAGTTTGAGCTCTGGTTCCAAGCTGCTGCCTGAGGAAGTGGAATCTCGCTCAAATCGTTCAAGGAACCAAAGACCAGATGTGAGCTCCTGGCTCACCGACAACATAATGGAGAGAGTAACCGAGCACCTTCCACAGAGGGTGAGACCCTCCTCGCTCACCACAGAGCCTCCGCCTCACAAACTGTTCACAACACGTCCCTCAACCAACATCCCACTCCAGCGATCCTCTGATCCCATCCAGGCCACCAGCCCGAGCATCTGGGATGATGCACCTCTGGTTCCCGCCCCTGCAGAGGTTCAGCCCGGGATCCTGTTGAGCTCCAGAAGGGACGACAAGGGGAGGCAGAGGCGAGAGCTGCAGGAGTTCCAGAGGCGTgtgcaggagcagagggaggcagTAGACCTGCAGCAAGAAGAGGAGAGGCGGAGGggagagctgcaggaggtgcAGAGACGGGAAGTAGAGCTGCAGGAGTTCCAGAGACGGGAAGTAGAGTTGCAGGAGGTGCAGAGACGGGAAGTAGAGCTGCAGGAGTTCCAGAGACGGGAAGTAGAGTTGCAGGAGTTCCGGAGACGCGTGCAGGAGCGGAGGGAGGCAGTAGACCTGCAgcaagaagaggagcagaggaggggagagctgcaggaggtgcAGAGACACATGCAGGAGCAGAGACGGGAAGTAGAGCTGCAGGAGTTCCAGAGACatgttcagcagcagagggaggcagTAGAGCTGCAGcaagaagaggagaggcagaggggagagctgcaggaggtgcAGAGACGAatgcaggagcagagggaggcggTAGAGCTGCAGCAAGAAGAGGAGAGGCGGAGGCGGGAAGATGAGATGGAGCAGATGAGGCGGCAGAAGGAGACGTTAAAGGCTTTGATTCAAACTGATGCACAA CCAGTTCCAGACGCTCCCAGTGAAGAGCTGGTTTCAGAGAACACGGGTCAGACTCGCCTCAGATTACTTGCGTTCCTGCTGAGAGCGATCGAGGAGTCTAACGAAGGAACGTTATCACGCCTCCAAGACCCTGACAACAGGGAGGCTTCCCCTCACCTACCACCGTGTGGCAGTG atcCCATCGCTCAGACCAGTGTTCCTGCTCCAGCGTCCGTCCTCCTGCCAGaactcctcccccctcctgtcCGAGCAGCGAAGCCCCCAGTGACCCGCATCCGACTGGGAATCATGGAGGCGACTGAGCAACACGAGCTCAGTGCGATTCAAGAGGTGGAGACGTCCGTCAATAACGGCAAAATCACAG GCCCAGAGAAGAACCTGAACGTACCATCACATGCTGTAAACTGGGATCCGCAGGAGGAATCAGATTTGTCCGTCTCATCTGACAGAACTCTGGACACGCCCTCTGTGTCCAGCAGCGGGAAACGGACGGTTGACAGCTCGAGCAGCTTCGGGACAAACTCGGAGACGTCCCAGCATCACatctggagagagagactgctgACGGGAGCAGTAACATCTTCAGAGTCTG ATTCAGTCCTGAGAATGATCTCGCCTCCTTCGTCTGACTCTGGGAGAGGAGCCGACTTCTCTGGTCCGGCAGCCACAAGCCACAGATCCTTCACCGAG tctccCCTCAGGCCTCCTGATCCTGACTGCCTCTCCTCCACCAGCATCTCCACCGGCAGCTACATCACCACCGATCCTGAGCAAAACGTAAACACTG acAAATCCTCACCTGTCGCACTCTGTGAGGAACATGGAGCTGATGTTCTCGACGTCTCCTCTCCGACCGGTCAATTCTCCTTCATTAAGGACACGTCAGCTGCACGTCGTCATGGTGCCGCTGTTCAAACTCTGTTTAACGACGGCAGCATTCAGCGCATTATCGACCGATACACGAGGGAGCTCGACTTCTCCCTCAGCTCCGCTGGGAGAGCGACAG ACAGTGAAGCCTCGTATGTGGACGAGCCCGGATCTCTGGTTGGAGCCTCGGAGACGAGAGCAGAGGGCGAAGGTCGTCAGACTCGTCCCTCGGGGACTCGGACACAACGTGACCTG GATCGAGACTTCACTGTCCATCCAATCCAGGATCACTTCCCAGGTGACACCTCATCACAGGCTGAGGACTCGTTCAggcctctgattggccagctggcagAGCAGTCCTCCTGCCTCGCTGCGGACCAGAGGGACTCGGCCATGGAGCGACTGGTCGGTCAACCGTCGGCTCACTCGTCCATGATCGGTCAGCTTCCAGTGAGCGTGGGTCAAGGTGGATGGGATTCCACTGTGAGTCGGATGATTGGTCGACTCTCCCATCGGTCCAGCTCTAATGGTCAGAGCGGCTGGCAGGACGCGAGTCAGCTGATGGGGCCGATGGTGGCGGAGCAGTCGACCACGTGGTTGGATGAAGTTCAGGAGGAAAGCCAGATGAGGCCGCTGGTTGGGGAGCCGGATACCGATCAGCACAGTGGAGTGTCAG GTGAACGGACCCACATGGATCCCAGTGTCCCAGCGGAGGCCAGTGTCCCGTCACACCCAGTGTCTCCTCCTGAAGCGTCGTCACACCGTGCCACTGTCCCGGCTGCGAGTCCACATCCACAGGACCAGATGCCACAGAACCAAACCAGTCCAATGGACCTGGACCCCGAGAGGACAGACG GCTCCGACTCTTTCCACCCGCTGCTGGCTGAGGTCACCCACAACGACACAGCCGACCCCTCCATGACCTTTCACCTGCTCGCACACAAAGGGCCGTCCTCACCTGAGCTGACCAGTGAGGAGCGCAGTGTTTCCTCCCGTCCTGAAGGGTCTGACACTCGCAGTGATTCCTCTGTCGAGTCCGACCCGTCGCCTGAACGCCTTCGCTCAGAGAATCCTGCCTCACACGAACTCCTCCAGGACCAAACCCAGGAATCTGCCCTCGTGCTGGAAGACACCACGAGTGCAGACGTGGAGCTGACGGCTCTGAGTCTGTCAAATTTAACCATGCGTGATGAAGCACCTGCTGCAGACACATCGCAGccagcaggaggcgctgcagGAGGGAGCTGCTCTGCTGAAAGGTTTCGGGATTCAGTTCAATTCAGTGACGTTTGTGAAGAAATGACTTCTGAGCCGGGCTCCAACCTGAGGAAGGATATTCCCCTCTTCCATAAGATCATG GAAGCGGCCTGTGAGAAGGGGATCCTGGAGCAGTCGGAGATAACACTGGTGAGTGTGACAGACGAAGACACGACCAtcactgaggaagaggaggtttgTGAAGAGAACAATCCAGATGAGGAAGGACAGAACAGCGAAGAGACAGAG GGGGAAGAATCCACATTGTTACCGGAGGACGGAGCTCAAACTCATCCAG TGATGGTCCTGGACGCTCACTGGGATCTGAGCAGACGCCTGCAGGACGTGAACGAGCAGAAGCGCAGAGCTCTGATCCAGAGATCCTCTCGCAGGGTGGAAGGCATCAAGGCCAAAGTGGCTCTGAACAAGAATCGAGCTGAatctgaagccagagaagaggAATCCGAACTTCGACTTCAAACTGACGAGTCAAAGGACGGAGAGAGTGAAAcgtctgctttcatccaggaGAGAAAGGGTCAGCCTCCACCTCCAG CGAGCGCCTCCGTGCTGAAAGAGGTGAAGATCTACGGCCCAGAGCAAAGGAAGCGGGACGTTAGTGAGATGTACCAGAGAACTCAGAG ACTGTTCcatcagctggaggaggtgaagcagcagaaaaccaTCCGGAGCCGACAGGAAGCTTCCGCACAAAACCGACTGAAGGCCAAAGAATTccacaag AAAACTTTAGAGAAGCTTCGAGCCAAGCAGACGCAGCAGTGA